The following coding sequences are from one Capsicum annuum cultivar UCD-10X-F1 chromosome 3, UCD10Xv1.1, whole genome shotgun sequence window:
- the LOC124896842 gene encoding uncharacterized protein LOC124896842, producing the protein MNHVPRSKLVLQELSNRITNNETQEQIPKNIIDIPLHPRSGRNVNKQEVAQEQILDITLPQSSGNNVEQPAIVEESVQHNVEEPVIVQEDIEGVQNLFPNVAYPIVASHRSGRIIKKPLRFALLRESYDIIPKEPNTEPLNYAEALYDKDAKMCIAAMKYEMESMYSNQV; encoded by the coding sequence ATGAACCACGTTCCTAGAAGTAAGCTTGTTTTACAGGAATTGAGCAATAGAATAACGAATAATGAAACTCAAGAACAAATTCCAAAAAATATTATTGACATACCATTGCATCCACGTAGTGGGAGAAATGTCAATAAGCAAGAGGTTGCACAAGAGCAAATACTTGACATTACACTACCTCAAAGTAGTGGGAATAACGTCGAGCAGCCTGCAATTGTTGAGGAAAGCGTTCAGCATAATGTCGAGGAACCTGTCATAGTACAGGAGGACATTGAGggtgttcaaaatttatttccaAATGTAGCATATCCTATAGTGGCTAGTCATCGTAGTGGGAGAATTATTAAAAAACCTTTACGATTTGCGCTCTTGAGAGAATCATATGATATAATCCCTAAGGAGCCTAATACGGAACCTCTTAACTACGCCGAAGCATTATATGATAAAGATGCTAAAATGTGCATTGCTGCTATGAAATATGAAATGGAGTCTATGTATTCCAATCAAGTCTGA
- the LOC107862917 gene encoding WEB family protein At3g02930, chloroplastic — protein MATKSKSTLGENPNKSTPATPRDRVSKLSRGLSKSDADSTSPLQNSRIPVEKSPRSVTSKPSVERRSPKISTPPDKKPTRILKPSELQAELNVVHDDLKKAKEKLALAEKEKEKALEEVKESQKMVEEANEKLREAMVAQKRAEETSEIEKFRAVEMEQAGIEASQKKEEEWQKELEAVKNQRALDVAALLSATEELQRVKQELSMTSDAKNQALSHADDATKIAEIQAEKVEILSAELVRVKSLLESRNQSDSCEKNKLMEELNHEIAALREEDIEKNKMLGNLKLEIEELKAEDSEKNKLLENLKLETEALRIENGEKNKLMENLEHEKESLRKGDVEKNMLLENLKLANEVLRKDDGENNKLLENLKLQIEALRKEDSQKNKWLEDLKLEIEALTEELEDAKSYEEKLVEKEALLEQLNVDLEAARMAESYAHNLVEECQRKIEELEAQSKEARHLERSASESLESIMKQLEGSNDLLHEADAEIASLKEKVGLLEMSTARQKGDLEESERRAQVAKEEASELAKKVESLIAELETVKEEKTQAIEHEKLAAESVQSLLEEKNILINELESSREEEEKSKKAMESLASALHEVSSEAREAKERFLSSQAEQEHYETQIEDLKLVLKATNEKYESLLDEAKEKIDDLITSVEQSKNDHQILKAEWEDKELHLMNCVKKTEEENSSMEKEISRLVNLLKEAEEEASFKEEAIQLKNSLKEAESQVTYLKEVLGEAKGESMKLKESLMDKENEVQNILQENEELRSREAESLKEVEELSKSLKEALAQKESEENGELSESEKDYDMLPKVVEFSEENGGGRVEEKPKIEVIPHQSEQSTEEKSEEDNITLHDKAVETLAEVEKPNGELNENDNKEKEDDDSAEGELKMWESCKIGDKDFSPERESVQEDESESKTDFGESFDQINGLPTAENPENGGTSPTKTSSQKKKKPLLHKFGSLLKKKSTSSQK, from the exons ATGGCTACTAAATCGAA ATCCACTCTGGGGGAAAATCCTAACAAGTCAACACCTGCAACTCCTCGGGACCGAGTGAGTAAATTGAGCAGGGGACTATCAAAATCTGATGCTGACTCGACCTCGCCATTGCAGAATTCACGCATTCCAGTTGAGAAATCTCCAAGATCTGTTACTTCCAAGCCTTCTGTGGAACGGCGGTCTCCTAAGATCAGTACCCCACCTGAT AAAAAGCCAACACGGATTCTGAAGCCATCAGAGCTGCAAGCTGAATTGAATGTTGTTCATGACGATCTTAAGAAGGCAAAGGAGAAATTAGCTTTGgctgagaaggagaaggagaaagctCTTGAAGAAGTGAAGGAATCTCAGAAAATGGTTGAAGAGGCCAATGAGAAGCTGAGAGAAGCTATGGTGGCTCAAAAGCGAGCTGAGGAGACCTCCGAAATTGAAAAGTTCCGTGCTGTTGAGATGGAACAAGCAGGTATTGAAGCATCTCAGAAGAAAGAAGAGGAATGGCAGAAGGAGCTCGAAGCTGTGAAGAACCAACGTGCTTTGGATGTTGCTGCTCTTCTATCCGCTACAGAGGAACTTCAAAGGGTAAAGCAAGAATTATCTATGACTTCTGATGCCAAAAATCAGGCACTCAGCCATGCTGATGATGCCACAAAGATTGCTGAAATTCAGGCAGAGAAGGTGGAAATTCTATCCGCCGAGTTAGTGAGAGTGAAATCTTTGCTTGAATCTAGGAATCAAAGCGATTCTTGCGAGAAGAATAAGTTGATGGAAGAGCTGAACCATGAGATAGCAGCACTGAGAGAAGAAGATATTGAGAAGAATAAGATGTTGGGAAACCTGAAACTTGAGATAGAGGAACTGAAAGCAGAAGACAGCGAGAAGAACAAGTTGTTGGAAAATCTGAAACTTGAGACAGAAGCTCTGAGAATAGAAAAtggtgagaaaaataagttgatggAAAATCTGGAACATGAGAAAGAATCACTGAGGAAAGGAGATGTCGAGAAGAATATGTTGTTAGAAAATCTGAAACTTGCGAATGAGGTATTGAGAAAAGATGATGGTGAGAACAATAAGTTGTTGGAAAATCTGAAACTTCAGATTGAGGCATTGAGAAAAGAAGATAGTCAGAAGAACAAGTGGTTGGAAGACCTGAAACTTGAGATAGAGGCACTGACAGAAGAACTCGAGGATGCAAAAAGTTACGAAGAGAAATTGGTGGAGAAAGAAGCTCTCCTGGAGCAGCTTAATGTCGATCTGGAGGCTGCTAGGATGGCTGAATCTTATGCACATAATCTAGTAGAGGAATGTCAGAGGAAGATTGAGGAATTGGAGGCACAGTCTAAGGAAGCCCGTCATTTGGAGAGGTCTGCATCTGAATCACTGGAGTCAATCATGAAACAGCTGGAAGGAAGTAACGATTTGTTACATGAAGCAGATGCTGAGATTGCTTCTCTCAAGGAGAAGGTGGGCCTACTGGAGATGTCAACGGCAAGACAGAAAGGGGATCTTGAGGAATCAGAACGTCGTGCTCAGGTTGCCAAGGAAGAAGCTTCTGAATTGGCAAAGAAGGTCGAGTCACTTATTGCTGAGCTTGAAACTGTGAAGGAGGAGAAAACTCAGGCTATCGAGCATGAGAAACTAGCGGCAGAAAGTGTTCAGTCCCTGttggaagaaaaaaatatacttaTAAATGAGTTGGAAAGTTCCAGGGAGGAGGAAGAGAAAAGTAAGAAGGCGATGGAAAGTTTGGCATCAGCATTGCATGAAGTTTCTTCGGAAGCAAGAGAAGCTAAAGAGAGGTTTTTGTCTAGCCAAGCTGAACAGGAACATTATGAAACACAAATAGAAGATTTGAAGTTAGTACTGAAAGCAACCAATGAAAAGTATGAAAGCCTGCTCGATGAAGCAAAAGAGAAAATTGATGATCTCATTACTTCAGTTGAACAATCTAAGAATGATCACCAGATTTTGAAGGCTGAGTGGGAGGACAAGGAGCTTCATCTGATGAATTGTGTAAAGAAAACTGAAGAAGAAAATTCTTCAATGGAAAAGGAAATAAGCCGATTGGTAAATCTGCTAAAAGAGGCTGAGGAAGAAGCTTCTTTCAAAGAGGAAGCAATTCAGTTGAAGAACTCCCTAAAGGAAGCTGAATCCCAGGTGACCTATCTAAAGGAGGTTCTTGGTGAAGCAAAGGGTGAAAGCATGAAGTTGAAAGAGTCTTTAATGGACAAGGAAAATGAAGTGCAGAATATTCTTCAGGAAAATGAGGAGCTTCGAAGTAGAGAGGCGGAATCTTTAAAGGAAGTTGAAGAGTTGTCCAAGTCCCTCAAAGAAGCTTTGGCCCAAAAAGAATCTGAAGAAAATGGAGAGCTTTCTGAAAGTGAAAAGGACTATGATATGCTTCCAAAGGTGGTGGAATTCTCTGAGGAAAATGGAGGAGGAAGAGTGGAGGAGAAGCCTAAGATTGAAGTTATTCCTCATCAGTCTGAGCAATCCACTGAAGAAAAATCTGAAGAAGACAACATCACCTTGCATGATAAAGCTGTTGAGACCCTAGCTGAAGTTGAGAAGCCAAATGGAGAACTGAATGAAAACGACAACAAAGAAAAGGAAGATGATGATTCAGCAGAAGGTGAGCTTAAAATGTGGGAGAGCTGCAAGATTGGCGACAAAGACTTCTCCCCCGAAAGAGAGTCAGTACAAGAGGATGAATCAGAGTCTAAGACAGATTTTGGAGAGAGCTTCGACCAGATAAATGGATTACCTACAGCGGAAAATCCTGAGAATGGTGGCACATCTCCCACAAAGACGTCGAGtcagaagaagaagaaacctTTGCTTCATAAATTCGGAAGCCTACTGAAGAAGAAGAGCACCAGCAGCCAGAAGTAA